Part of the Asterias rubens chromosome 20, eAstRub1.3, whole genome shotgun sequence genome, AATGCGTATGCGATACGATTTTCGACTTCGTAGGGCTATTTTTGCAGTTCATTACAAATCAACTTAtatgcgaattatttgttgcgactttgcaaataaaactaatttcttgTTTGACTttcatcgctcagtgagcgttttattaattttgttttgtttaatcgaGGTCaagcaaaatgtgtttttcaccattttctcgtgacccagatggccgatcgatctcaaacttctaaaggtttgtcagttcatgtatatggtggattacttaaagccattgcaatgcattggacactttcggtaaacagtagagccaaaggcccacacttcgtgtatcaccacttacatataaaataacaaccctgtgaaaatttaggctcaatcggtcatcggagtcgggagaaaataacggtgAACCCACCCTTGTCTCCGCACGTTTTGCTGTGTCATcacttgtgtttaaaataaatctgtaattctggaatttataattgttttcatgttttcttaaaaagtaaaagcatttcatggaataatatttcaagagaagtctttcaccattacattTGTACCtttttaaaccctgtaagttatttgtaaatctgtgaactttttccaaattgtccaatggctttaaagtgctTGCACTGCCAACAACTTATTTGTTAGCATGAAACAttcctgtaatgttcctttgatTGTATTGAGACATTGATTGTAAATAAATTTCTCTGACTCATTGTAGATTATGCGTCTTGAGATTCCCGCTGTAGCAGCCCATCGATCCTTCATCTTCCTATGGGTTGGTACATTAGAAGGTCTAGATAAGGGACGACAGTGCTTAGCTGAATGGGGCTTCAGGAGATGTGAAGATATCTGTTGGATCAAGACTAATGCTAAGAATCCAGGAAGTGTTGGTCTGGAACCCAATGCCATCCTACAAAGAACCAAGGTTAGAACAGGAACTGTTAATCAGGGTAACATGTAAATATTGCAGctttaacggcagtggacaggtaattactcaaaataattattagcataaaaccttacttggtaacgagcaatggagagccgttggtagtataaaacactctgagaaacagctccctctttgTAACATAGTTTGGTTAGAAAGAAGTAGTATTccatgaatttgaatttgagacctcaaaataagatttttggggtctcgaaatcaagcatctgaaagcacacaactttgtgtgacaagtgtgttttttctttcataattatctcgcaacttggacgaccaattgagctaaattttcataggtttgttttatgcatatgttgagatacaccaagtgagaagattggtctttgacaactaccaatagtgtccagtgtctttacagtCCCTATAAAGCTGTCTATTGGAATTCTTTCAAATAAACTCAATAACCGTTATTCATACCATAAAGGCATAGCTGAGAGTACATCGGcgcttttcagagccaacattcctATACAAGAGATTTGTATCCTTGGTTTTACCTGCTAGTCAACTATTTATAGTTGCTTCTTAATTTCTGCACCATTATTGCTCTGTCCTCGGTTGGGACGTTAATGCCTTAGGTCCCGTTTGTTGTGTATTACATGTAAAACAATCCGGTTGCACTGATCTAAGAAAGGGGGATTACCATAGTAATTCAGGCAGTGGCTAACcttaccgtaattttcggattataaaccgcgcggagtataaaccgcacttcctcaaaatatacaaaaaaatatttaatgtcggcgtatatgccgcgcggaGTATAAACcgcgaccaaaaaaaaacaaaacatgaaaacaaactaacctaaaacacggaagtgaagtacgcaaacctgccgcgttacgggtgatttttttatttcacactatcagtcctgaattatcctttgtttccatcaacaacccttttccagaatttgaatttatattttgatgatcggttgtgttgaccatgttttgtgaacttctttggcaacaaatctccgtgaatcaaagatcggtcgACAACGCACACCtagaaatagttgaactttgccctgcatcgcatcgccctctgttgacaaaagttgttcacgtttgattagacttGGCCACAATCCGCGAAGTGtgggtcagacgttcaggctatgtGTTGTACAATAGGGAGccgatccgtccgaagtctagccaagattttatgaatggaactaccaccggccaatcatcaaacggccaatcacagcatgCGCACAaaggggccgtgcttgtttgcggtcctctttgtggcgatgtgcagtgacggACGGGTGGCACAtcagtcagtcttgtatagttgccaCAATGCGcgagttgcgtcgtaattaaagttgaaatgtatttaagtttacactattgatcgtaattgaaaagatctattataggatagcaaTCTTTTTGCAATCTTTTTTGCGTGAGGAGCTAGCCGCTCTGTTTTGCAGCGACAGCGAAGACAGCGACTTCGAGGGTTTCAATTTGTAAGAAACCAGATAGATCAAGACATCCAacaaaaccaacagttcttttcagagctaccACTACTTCCAAAAAGAGATAACCGTGCaaagtgaaataataaaatattaaaaacaaagtggATTACCTGGcccctgaacaaagaaaaatcccCTTATTTAATAAACACAACCCCTGTTGAATCCCGATAAATTGTaaagttacaaaaaaatacctttgatTAATAAACCAAATCCGTTCGAAgccatttattaaaaaacaaaaagagagaacctaaaaatattaatagtaatagtatAAGCGGTATAGCATGCCCGATTATTCTGGCATCCATTTAAATCCCCAATTCattacaattaataaaaacccTTTATTTAAAACCCAACAAGATTTAGCATTAAAAGAACCCTTTATTTAAAATCACGCCCAATATTGTGAGACCAGTAATAAATAAGAAACTCTGCCCTTCAGAGAGTTTACACAAGTGCCGCTTCATGTTCAAGGTTAATGGACTCAACAATGAGGGCGGTTTGaacacgttttgtttgatcccaGGCGCTGCATAGTTCTTTGTGTACGTTCATTCACCATTCTGATGTtgtggttgagctgaagaaaccgctggctgtCACGAGTGTAGCCTGGAAGTCTGACGTCAGTATGTAGAGATCGTAagataaatagacaggggaccagtctatttcgctCTCACACGAGTGCAgcctgaatgtctgacgtcagtatgtAGAGATCGTAagataaatagacaggggaccagtctatttcgctCTCACACGAGTGCAgcctgaatgtctgacgtcagcatATATATATtgctaggataaatagacggggaccagtctagtctGAGTTTCGCTGAGCGAGGGGGCGCGGATGGCGGTTGAttaacgttttacaaaggaaacacggAATACAAATggggtgggattttcaacaggactttgtcatcacacaggcatgttttgcaggtttttgttctcgtttcttaaaaaaaaataatatttagaatgttttacatacgatctttctttttaaaaatgccgttttttctcttaaatatttatacgtcggcctacaagccgcccggagaataaactgcaggggttcaaaaaaatgtcaaaatcaacatgtaaaccgcggtttataatccgaaaattacggtatataaaaaaaatatgcccCTGGAAAATCtgaattttttattaaatacgtagcctgaaaagtctattaaagcctacaccatatGTGCATGTAGGTCTGCCCTAGTACACAATAAAATCGTCCTCCTTTTTTCTGAAAGCCAAATACCATTCCTGCATTTGACTCCTCGGTTGTACAAAACACTATGGACCCCATCACATCGTGCAACAGTTGTGTTATATTGACTGGGCACACAATAACCCTATTTCTTATATCAATAACCAGGAGCACTGCTTGATGGGTATCAAAGGAACCGTCCGACGCTCAACAGATGGAGATTTCATCCACGCTAACATTGATCTGGACGTCATCATCACTGAACATCCTGAGACTGGATCTCTAGATAAACCAGAAGAGATATTTCATATCATTCAACATTTCTGTCTGGGTCGTAGGAGGCTGCATGTCTTTGGATCAGACAGTACCATCAGACCTGGTAAGCAAAAATAGcccttaaaaataataatagtatcaaaGTCTTACAATAGCGctcgtatctaccaaacaaggtactcaaagcgctgagtatatacaaactttcagaaaggttattgaagtgatgaattctgagacacAATTATGTAGCACTGTATAAGGGGtcacaaggtgctacggcgcattcagcagccacagccaggaacactggtgcgaaccctttctcttttcgataagtgcacttttACATGCActgcacaacacatgggaccaacggctttacgtcgcatccaaaggacgaagcaatggttaagtgtcttgcttaaccccacaagtgtcacggttggggattcgaacccacactctgctgatcagaacatcagagtttgaattcggtgctcttaactgctcagccatgacacttccacccTTGTCttttatatgatttgaggcattgcatggtgaggtatcaatatatatttggtttgcagtaacaccatgtgtgtatctacttgccaggtagagttcgttctttagagaactgtcttgctatatatattctactaccacggaggaGATTTATCAGATTTTTTAGGGAaccttctcagttctgaaatgaactTCTACCTGGTCGGAAAGTAAAGACAATCAGctggtactacatgtactatttaagcttataggattgttATTAAGTGCACTAGAATACTAAAGCagacaacttgtgcgacaagggtgtttttcttccattactctcCCGCAACTttaaagaccaattgagtcaaaatgttgacaggtttgttattttatgcatatgttaagatacaccaagtgagattactgattttttttttacaattaccaatagtgtccagtgcttgtAAAAGCATCAAGTTGatgtatttaaaaatgtacataaaaagGTAAGTTTATTATTTCCACTTAAGGTTTTGGAATGGAGCTCTACGCCAGTTCTGACTTTTTTAAAGTCAAGTATGGTTATTTTTACATGTCTAGGGTGGCTGACCATTGGTCCAAAGATCACAAACAGCAACTTCACCACGGAAACCTACGAAGGATACTTCAACAAATCACAGACAGACTTCCTTACCGGCTGCACAGAAGAGATTGAACGGCTCCGCCCTAAATCACCGCCCCCAAAGATCAAAGGAGGAGGGGGGCCAGGAGGTGGTAACTATGGGGGTAGAGGGGGAGCAGGGGGTCGTGGTGGCCAAGGTAGGGGTGGACAGGGAGGTAGGGGAGGCCCAGGTGGGTCTCAAGGAGGTTGGCAAGGGGGTGGAAGGGGAGGGTTTAGTGGAAGAGGAAGAGGCGGCGGACCGGGGAAGGGAAGGGGATTCCAAGGGAGGGGTGGTTTTTAACAATCAATATGCAATTCaagaaaaattgtattttgggCACTTGCCCTTCAATAGGAGAATACAATAGAGGATTCTGACTTATTTAATCATTAATTTACTGCTTAATGATTCTCAATCATGTGATCCCTATTGTCTCTCCCATCAAAACTTTTAATGTGTTAGTGCATGATTTTGTtctctgtgaacaaaaactcTCATCAAAGGTTCCAGAAAGGTTGATGACTTTTTGTATATGTTATTTTAGGAACTTCACGCTAACAAAGCCAAGGAGCTCAACTGTGCTTAAAAATCATTTGACTCGGCTGCAAATAAACTTAATGTGCTTAAAAATTGTTCAACTCGGCTGCCAATAAACTCAATGTGCTTAAAAATCGTTTGACTCGGCTGACAATAAACTCAATTGAGCTTTTAGATCGTTCAACTTGGCTGCCAATAAAGTCAATGTGCCTAAAAATCGTTTGACTCGGCTGACAATAAATTCAATCATGCTTAAAGATGGTTCAACTCGGCTGACTTGATAAACCAAGGGGTTAGGCTGGTCGGACATACTTTTATTACATATACATGTTAACATCAAATCTCGTAGTCcagttgacaattttttttccgtAGCTGGCTCCAGGGATTGAAACAAACTTCCTGTACACATCAGAGACAtaacaaacttttcaaaaccTTCCTGTTTTTCTATTTCTGTCTAGCTTCTGTCTTATGTTCTAGAATCGCTGTGAAGCGCATTGATCTTGTTTTATGGCACTTTTAATGTTTAAATACTCATAGGGGTTTGGCCTGGTTGCCTTTagccaaaacaaaatggctattTATTTCGTCATGATTTGTTTTTCGTTTGTCTAATTATGATTCTCATTGGCCCTATTCCCATAGGTTTTGTAAACGGATTATGACACATTTGAAATTTTATTCAAAGCATGACCCTATTTTTACCTCCTTCATAAGAAGCTCTTAAAATCTCCCATATGGTCCAAACAGTACAAAGAGTTCCTCTACCATTTACAACCAAACTGAATATATTGAATATGATATGGTATTTTCAGTATGAAATCATGAATCTTATTTTGTTCCAGGAACAAAATACCCTGATGTGTTCATATTTACGAACCCCTTGATTTCAGGTgtgaacacacacacaaattgaCTCGGTGCAAATGAATTAAAGTCTTTGGATGATGATGGCAGCAAACTTCTGGACATTAAGTCGGCTATTGTCACCTTTTCACGGTGGAGGGGGGATCCAAACTGATGAATCATGAACACAATTTGCTCATCAGAAATATCCAATCTGATCCTCCCATCATGCGGAAGTGTGACATCCTTCATAGCTTGGTCGAACTCAATGAGAAGGAGAGTTTGGTTGTCTTTGTCTTTGGCGTGAAACACTGGTGAGATGGTTGACAGTCTGGTATAGTGGAAGGGCTATCGTGTCTGTGGGAGCATGCACAGGGTCTGCACTGACAAGGAGAAAGCAATGAGTATGACGCAGATCTTCCATTTTACACCACAATAGACCAAATACATGAAGCTCTGGTGAACAGTCAGGCATGttgaatgaacacaaaacaaattttcaattaaaacaattttgacaatTTCTCCTACAAAGTACCTTGTAGGAGACTTCTGTGTAGGTAATCAACAGTGGAACCATGTATGATATTGAAAGTAGTAACAAGCATTGATGGGCCGTTTACCCCCCGTGCATCCTTACCCCCCGTGCATCCTTGTTTTGGATGTGTGCTATCTGAGCATCTTCTAGTGTTAGGTCATGACTTTTTTCTGCAGATTGTTAAAGAAAATGATACACAGGCCTGCATATTCCCCCTACCCATAGCAATACGCAGACACCAAGCACCACCATACCTTCTATTGAACTGGTTGAAGTTCTGAAGCATGCATCTAAAAACCTTTTGTAAGTGTAGGAAGAACTCAAGCCCTACCCACAATGCATTTTTCCAAAGCACATGCTGAAAACTATAACATGTGTTGTACATGTGCCACTCCAATCTGTAACTTCTAGTTTCATCATTTGTACAGAATCTTAATGTTAacatatgaaacaaaataaagaaaagcaACATTTCTGAGAATTTTCAGTAGAAAAGTGAAGTAATGGAACTAATTTACTCCACAAATTGTGGacatatgtacatgttgtaccaTTGCCTAGGCTGAAAAAGCAGAATGATGTTAAAATACAAGGAATTCAAgaaaagcacagaaaaatctcccaaaagagcaaacaaaagcaaaaagctGATGTCCTCTTGCCACCATTTTCCTTCAGAAAGAAGAAACATGATAACTA contains:
- the LOC117303964 gene encoding N6-adenosine-methyltransferase non-catalytic subunit-like, with the protein product MSDRLKALKERSKQRRALLAQTLNVTDGDQLGSVLSSKEELEHRAAHSSPKETHTSTSSISSATTTSIPPKRHIVDDPSKALSTAKRTPIKESQDDDEDDSLVEKVYKDSSTFLKGTQSANPHNDYCQHFVDTGQRPQNFIRDVGLADRFEEYPKLKELIHLKDELITQTNSPPMYLHCDLETYDLGELNHKFDVILVDPPLEEYRHRPAVMTNQKFWSWDEIMRLEIPAVAAHRSFIFLWVGTLEGLDKGRQCLAEWGFRRCEDICWIKTNAKNPGSVGLEPNAILQRTKEHCLMGIKGTVRRSTDGDFIHANIDLDVIITEHPETGSLDKPEEIFHIIQHFCLGRRRLHVFGSDSTIRPGWLTIGPKITNSNFTTETYEGYFNKSQTDFLTGCTEEIERLRPKSPPPKIKGGGGPGGGNYGGRGGAGGRGGQGRGGQGGRGGPGGSQGGWQGGGRGGFSGRGRGGGPGKGRGFQGRGGF